One Archangium violaceum genomic window, AAGGTCCGCGCGGCCCTGGTGATGGCCACCAACCCGGCGCGCTCGCTGCCCAACGCGGACCGATACCGCGTGGGCATGGAGAAGGCCTTCCTCGTCGTCAGCGACTCCATCTTCCCCACCGACACCGCGCAATACGCCGACGTCTTCCTCCCCGCGGCCATGTGGGCGGAGAAGGAGGGCGTCCTCTCGCAGTCCGAGCGCCGCTACCACCTGGTGGAGAAGCTGGTGGAGCCACCGGGCGAGGCTCGCTCGGATCTGGACATCCTCGTGGCGCTCGGCGAGCGGCTCGGCCATGGCGAGTTGCTGAAGGCACGCACGCCCGAGGCCGTCTGGGACGAGTGGCGGATGATTTCGGCCGACACCCCCTATGACTTCCGCGGCATGACCTACGCGAGGTTGAAGGAGCTTCCGGGCCTCACCTGGCCCTGCCCCACCGAGCAGCACCCGGGCACCTGCCACCGCTACGTGCCAGGAGAGGATCCGCTGGCGAAGAAGGAGGGGCGCATCGACTTCTACGCCCGGCCGGACGGACGCGCCATCGTCTACCTCTCCGAACAGGGCCCCTTCCGGGAGAGCCTCACGAGCGACTACCCGATGACGCTGACCACCGGGCGCCGGTTGGAGCACTGGCACACCGCCACCCTCACGGGACGGATTCCCCAGCTCCAGGGCATCGACATCGACTATCTCGAAATCCACCCCGGCGACGCGGCGGTGATGGGCGTGAAGGAGGGGGACATGGTGCAGGTGACGAGCGCGCGCGGCTCGGTGCGACTCAAGGCGTTGCCCAGCATGCGGGTGAGGCCCGGCGTGGTGTTCGCGCTCATGCACTCGATGGAGCACCTGGTGAACGCGGCGACGAGCGACTACCAGGACCCCACCTCCGCGCAGCCCGAGTACAAGCTGGCCGCGGTGGGCGTGGAGCGCGTGAAGGAGGGCACGTGATGAGACTCGGACCCCTGCTGGCGATGGCCGCTCCCGAGCCTCCTCACGGTGCCACCCTGGGCGGCACCCTGGAGGTGGTCGCGCTGCTGTGCATTGGCGTGGCCGTGCTGGGGCTGCTGCTGGTGGAGTTCGTCTTCAAGTCGAGCATGGCGCGCTCCACGTACCGGTGGACGCTGCTGCTGGGACTCTTCGTGCTGCCGGGCGTGGCGCTGCTGGGCACCACGGGGCACAT contains:
- a CDS encoding molybdopterin oxidoreductase family protein, which codes for MASAAFGSKSVFGADEPSGRYDDIEHATRFFVIGANMAECHPVVWERVRDRLRTAPQTRVIVVDPRRTPTARDATLHLQIRPGTDVALLNAMTYELLRTGLVDPAFINDFVTFRKGTADSPPLTLEDFQKLLEDYAPEKMANLCGLSTAEIREAARLFGISQAAMSFWTMGLNQQTHGVAANRMMMALHLLTGQIGRPGTGPFSLTGQTNAGGGVRDTGSLSHALPAGRLVSKEKDRHEMEKLWGLPEGRISPNPGLSAVPLFEAMREGKVRAALVMATNPARSLPNADRYRVGMEKAFLVVSDSIFPTDTAQYADVFLPAAMWAEKEGVLSQSERRYHLVEKLVEPPGEARSDLDILVALGERLGHGELLKARTPEAVWDEWRMISADTPYDFRGMTYARLKELPGLTWPCPTEQHPGTCHRYVPGEDPLAKKEGRIDFYARPDGRAIVYLSEQGPFRESLTSDYPMTLTTGRRLEHWHTATLTGRIPQLQGIDIDYLEIHPGDAAVMGVKEGDMVQVTSARGSVRLKALPSMRVRPGVVFALMHSMEHLVNAATSDYQDPTSAQPEYKLAAVGVERVKEGT